Proteins found in one Roseovarius pelagicus genomic segment:
- the ade gene encoding adenine deaminase, giving the protein MADLETRIAQGRGDMPADLVLRGGRMFDLVTGEMLTGDVAICGDQVVGICDTYDGREVIDVSGLTLVPGFIDTHLHIESSLVTPFEFDRCVAPHGVTTAICDPHEIANVIGPDGIRWFQAASERTVMDIRVQLSSCVPSTEMETAGARIDAADLAPLMGHASGIGLAEFMNYPGVIHRDPGAMAKLALFAGGHVDGHCPQLTGRDLNAYIAAGIRTEHEATTAEEALEKLRKGMRVLIREGSVSKDLNALQPLLNERTAPYMCLCTDDRNPLDIAEQGHLDYMIRTLISLGTSPLAAYRAASLSAAEAFGLKDRGMIAPGQRADIVAVGSLEACDVQAVFCAGQRVDARAFDARGTLEPIGRNSVKAPRLEAAHFRAKANREDTDVIGIVEGRIITEHLKEQIAIEDGDKRPDPARDLARIAVVERHGKNGNIATGFVRGFGLKSGAIASTVCHDHHNIACVGVDYADMALAANRLGEIEGGFVVAQGGRVLAELALPVAGLMSLAPFEDVRDRLVELRDAAVSLGVELHEPFLQLAFLALPVIPALKITDRGMVDVTRFEIIG; this is encoded by the coding sequence ATGGCCGATCTTGAGACCCGTATCGCGCAAGGCAGGGGCGACATGCCTGCCGATCTGGTGCTGCGCGGCGGGCGGATGTTCGATCTGGTGACCGGCGAGATGCTGACTGGTGATGTGGCGATCTGCGGCGATCAGGTGGTGGGTATCTGCGATACTTATGACGGACGAGAGGTGATCGACGTTTCCGGCCTGACGCTGGTGCCGGGATTCATCGACACGCATCTGCATATCGAGAGCAGCCTTGTCACACCTTTCGAGTTCGACCGCTGCGTGGCGCCGCACGGGGTAACAACAGCGATCTGCGACCCACACGAGATTGCCAATGTGATCGGCCCGGACGGCATCCGCTGGTTTCAGGCAGCAAGCGAGCGCACGGTGATGGATATTCGGGTGCAGCTCAGTTCCTGTGTGCCATCGACCGAGATGGAAACCGCAGGCGCGCGGATCGACGCGGCGGATCTGGCACCACTGATGGGTCATGCGTCGGGCATCGGGCTGGCGGAGTTTATGAATTATCCCGGTGTGATCCATCGCGATCCGGGCGCGATGGCCAAGCTGGCGCTGTTCGCGGGCGGGCATGTTGACGGGCATTGCCCGCAACTGACAGGGCGGGACCTGAACGCCTATATCGCGGCGGGCATCCGTACCGAGCATGAGGCGACCACAGCCGAGGAGGCGCTGGAAAAGCTTCGCAAGGGGATGCGGGTGCTGATCCGCGAGGGATCGGTGTCCAAGGACCTGAATGCCTTGCAGCCGCTGCTGAACGAGCGCACTGCGCCTTACATGTGTCTGTGTACCGATGATCGAAACCCGTTGGACATCGCGGAGCAAGGGCATCTGGATTACATGATCCGCACGCTGATTTCGCTGGGCACGTCGCCCTTGGCCGCCTATCGCGCGGCGTCCTTGTCGGCGGCAGAGGCATTCGGGCTGAAGGATCGTGGCATGATCGCCCCGGGTCAGCGCGCTGATATCGTCGCGGTCGGCAGTCTAGAGGCGTGCGATGTGCAAGCGGTGTTTTGCGCCGGGCAGCGGGTCGACGCGCGCGCCTTTGATGCGCGCGGGACGTTGGAGCCTATCGGGCGGAATTCAGTCAAAGCCCCACGGCTGGAGGCAGCGCATTTCCGGGCCAAGGCCAACCGCGAGGACACCGATGTGATCGGTATTGTCGAGGGCAGGATCATCACGGAGCATCTAAAAGAACAGATCGCGATCGAGGACGGAGACAAGCGCCCGGACCCGGCCCGCGATCTGGCGCGTATCGCCGTGGTCGAGCGGCATGGCAAGAACGGCAATATCGCTACTGGTTTCGTCCGTGGCTTTGGCCTGAAGAGCGGGGCCATTGCCTCGACCGTGTGTCACGACCATCACAACATTGCCTGCGTGGGCGTGGATTATGCCGATATGGCGCTGGCGGCCAACCGGCTGGGCGAGATCGAGGGTGGTTTCGTCGTGGCGCAGGGCGGGCGGGTGCTGGCCGAACTGGCGCTGCCGGTGGCCGGGCTGATGAGCCTTGCACCGTTCGAGGACGTGCGCGACCGGCTGGTAGAGTTGCGCGATGCGGCGGTCAGCCTCGGGGTGGAACTGCACGAGCCGTTCCTGCAACTGGCCTTTCTTGCGTTGCCGGTCATTCCGGCCTTGAAGATCACCGACCGGGGCATGGTGGATGTGACCCGGTTCGAGATCATCGGCTAG
- a CDS encoding DUF1638 domain-containing protein yields the protein MHQFDDQILTEDGLAPTAPRGRILLIACGALAREILALIRLNGWDHMTLTCLPAKYHLYPDKITEAVEAAVSEHREKFDQIFVVYADCGTGGLLAAKCAELGVEMVAGPHCYSFFEGNDAFAEHDDEITAFYLTDFLVKQFDAFVWKPMGLDRYPQLLEMVFGNYTKLVYQAQTDDPALRAKAEDCAARLGLDYEYRFTGYGDLATTLTKQAR from the coding sequence ATGCACCAGTTTGACGACCAAATCCTGACCGAGGACGGGCTGGCCCCTACCGCGCCACGCGGACGCATCCTGCTGATCGCCTGCGGTGCATTGGCCCGCGAAATTCTGGCCCTCATTCGCCTGAACGGCTGGGACCACATGACACTGACCTGCCTGCCGGCCAAATACCACCTCTACCCCGACAAGATCACCGAGGCCGTCGAGGCGGCGGTCAGTGAACACCGCGAAAAATTCGATCAGATTTTTGTGGTCTACGCCGATTGCGGCACTGGTGGCTTACTGGCAGCGAAATGCGCCGAACTCGGGGTCGAGATGGTCGCCGGCCCGCATTGCTACTCGTTTTTCGAGGGCAACGACGCCTTTGCCGAACATGATGACGAGATCACCGCCTTCTACCTCACCGATTTTCTGGTCAAACAATTCGACGCTTTCGTGTGGAAACCGATGGGTCTGGACCGTTATCCGCAACTGCTGGAAATGGTATTCGGCAACTATACCAAGCTGGTCTATCAGGCCCAGACCGACGACCCGGCCCTGCGCGCCAAGGCCGAAGATTGCGCCGCGCGGCTGGGGCTGGACTACGAATATCGCTTCACCGGCTATGGCGATCTGGCGACGACGCTGACCAAACAGGCCCGGTAG
- the purN gene encoding phosphoribosylglycinamide formyltransferase produces MSKRVAILISGGGSNMVSLVRSMTGDHPARPCLVLANSADAGGLARAAEMGIATEVLDHRPFKGDRGQFENALHTVISGYAPDIICLAGFMRVLTEGFVSRWQGRMINIHPSLLPKYRGLHTHARALEAGETEAGCTVHEVTAALDDGPILGQARVPVLDGDTPEALAARVLEMEHQLYPAALRRFAAGDRTPILLE; encoded by the coding sequence GTGAGCAAACGGGTTGCCATCCTGATTTCGGGCGGCGGGTCCAACATGGTCAGCCTTGTGCGCAGCATGACAGGCGATCATCCTGCCCGGCCCTGTCTGGTGCTGGCCAATAGCGCCGATGCGGGCGGACTGGCGCGCGCGGCAGAGATGGGGATCGCGACCGAGGTGCTGGATCACCGGCCGTTCAAGGGAGACCGCGGCCAGTTCGAGAACGCGCTGCATACGGTGATCTCAGGATATGCCCCGGACATCATCTGTCTGGCAGGATTCATGCGGGTACTGACCGAAGGTTTTGTCAGCCGTTGGCAGGGCCGGATGATCAATATCCACCCGTCGCTCCTGCCAAAGTATCGTGGCCTGCACACCCATGCGCGGGCGCTGGAGGCGGGCGAGACCGAGGCAGGTTGCACTGTCCATGAGGTGACGGCAGCACTGGATGACGGGCCGATTTTGGGGCAGGCGCGGGTGCCTGTGCTGGACGGTGACACGCCGGAAGCATTGGCCGCACGGGTGCTGGAGATGGAGCATCAGCTCTATCCGGCGGCGCTGCGCCGGTTCGCGGCAGGGGATCGGACGCCGATTCTCCTTGAATAG
- a CDS encoding SufE family protein — translation MAQPDFEEIVEDFEFLEDWEDRYRHVIEQGRAMDPLEDALKVPATKVDGCASQVWLHPRVEAGVFSFDGDSDAMIVRGLIAVLRMLYNGLPVGDVVRVDAGGELARLGLNDHLSAQRSNGLRAMIERIRLVAGEHV, via the coding sequence ATGGCGCAGCCCGATTTTGAAGAGATCGTCGAGGACTTTGAATTTCTGGAAGATTGGGAGGACCGTTATCGCCATGTGATCGAACAGGGCCGCGCTATGGATCCGCTGGAGGATGCGCTGAAGGTGCCTGCCACCAAGGTCGATGGTTGTGCCAGTCAGGTCTGGTTGCATCCGCGGGTGGAGGCGGGTGTGTTTTCGTTCGATGGGGACAGTGATGCGATGATCGTGCGCGGACTGATTGCAGTGCTGCGTATGCTCTACAACGGGTTGCCGGTGGGGGATGTGGTCCGTGTTGACGCCGGGGGAGAGCTGGCGCGGCTGGGGCTGAACGATCACCTGTCGGCGCAACGCTCGAACGGATTGCGCGCGATGATCGAGCGGATCAGGCTGGTCGCGGGCGAGCACGTCTGA
- the purM gene encoding phosphoribosylformylglycinamidine cyclo-ligase: protein MTDKKNGITYADAGVDIDAGNALVDRIKPAAKRTNRSGVMSGLGGFGALFDLKAAGYDDPVLVAATDGVGTKLRIAIDTDHVEGVGIDLVAMCVNDLVCQGAEPLFFLDYFATGKLEMEQAAQVIEGIAEGCVRSGAALIGGETAEMPGMYDGGDFDLAGFAVGAMERGASLPDGVVAGDILLGLASDGVHSNGYSLVRKLVAVSGLGWDADCPWGAAGTLGAELLTPTRLYVRAALAAIRAGGVHGLAHITGGGLTENLPRVLPEGLGAQIDLGSWTLPGVFQWLGETGGMAEAEMLKTFNCGIGMILVVDAGAAEGLITLLEAGGESVTRLGEVVEGAGVDYSGALA, encoded by the coding sequence ATGACCGACAAGAAAAACGGGATCACCTACGCCGATGCGGGCGTGGATATAGACGCGGGCAATGCGCTGGTGGACCGGATCAAGCCCGCCGCCAAGCGGACCAACCGATCCGGCGTGATGTCGGGGCTGGGGGGCTTTGGTGCCCTGTTCGACCTCAAGGCTGCGGGATACGACGATCCGGTGCTGGTGGCGGCAACCGATGGGGTGGGCACCAAGCTGCGCATCGCAATCGACACCGACCATGTCGAGGGTGTGGGCATTGATCTGGTCGCGATGTGCGTCAACGATCTGGTGTGTCAGGGGGCCGAGCCGCTGTTTTTCCTCGATTACTTTGCCACGGGCAAGCTGGAGATGGAACAGGCGGCGCAGGTCATCGAGGGTATCGCAGAGGGTTGCGTACGCTCGGGGGCGGCGCTGATAGGCGGCGAGACAGCCGAAATGCCGGGCATGTATGACGGTGGCGATTTCGATCTGGCGGGTTTTGCCGTCGGCGCGATGGAGCGCGGTGCCAGCCTGCCTGACGGGGTGGTGGCGGGCGATATCCTGCTGGGACTGGCCAGCGACGGGGTTCATTCGAACGGCTATAGCCTTGTGCGCAAGCTGGTGGCGGTTTCGGGCCTTGGCTGGGACGCGGATTGCCCCTGGGGCGCTGCGGGCACGCTGGGCGCCGAATTGCTGACGCCGACACGGCTATACGTGCGGGCGGCATTGGCCGCGATCCGTGCGGGGGGCGTGCATGGTTTGGCGCATATCACCGGCGGTGGATTGACGGAAAACCTGCCGCGCGTGTTGCCTGAGGGGCTGGGCGCGCAGATTGATCTGGGCAGTTGGACCTTGCCGGGTGTGTTCCAATGGCTGGGCGAGACTGGCGGCATGGCCGAGGCCGAGATGCTCAAGACGTTCAACTGCGGGATCGGCATGATTCTGGTGGTGGATGCGGGCGCGGCCGAGGGGCTGATCACATTGCTGGAGGCGGGCGGTGAGAGCGTCACGCGTCTGGGCGAGGTAGTCGAGGGCGCTGGTGTGGACTATTCAGGCGCGCTTGCGTGA
- a CDS encoding PA0069 family radical SAM protein, whose amino-acid sequence MTHHATIPLDQKRAGRGAVSNAVGRYERFSRRYEVDGWAEPGGGGADPARMLRTQTTLEVPRRVITYNRSPDLPFDRSINPYRGCEHGCIYCFARPSHAWLGLSAGLDFETRLVARPDAPMLLRDELRHRAYTPRTIAIGTNTDPYQPIEKTHEVTRGVLKVLRDFRHPVGIVTKGTLVERDIDILQNMARDGLVRVGISVTTLDPVLSRRLEPRAPSPKRRLATIAALSDAGIPVRIMTSPLIPGLTDHEMEAMLAAGRDAGAVAASWIMLRLPLEVAPLFKEWLAEHYPDRAGRVMGHVRDMHGGKDYDARWGQRMRGTGPYAEMVARRFDVAVRRLGLDRALPALRTDLFRAPAQKGDQLALF is encoded by the coding sequence ATGACTCATCATGCAACGATCCCTCTAGACCAAAAGCGCGCGGGCCGCGGAGCGGTCAGTAATGCGGTTGGCCGGTACGAGAGGTTCAGCCGTCGCTACGAGGTTGATGGATGGGCAGAGCCGGGCGGTGGTGGTGCGGACCCGGCACGGATGTTGCGTACACAGACGACGCTGGAGGTGCCGCGCAGGGTCATTACCTATAATCGGTCGCCTGACCTGCCGTTTGATCGGTCGATCAATCCCTATAGGGGGTGCGAGCATGGGTGCATCTATTGTTTCGCGCGCCCGAGCCATGCGTGGCTGGGCCTGTCGGCGGGTCTGGATTTCGAAACGCGTCTGGTGGCACGGCCCGATGCCCCGATGCTACTGCGCGACGAATTGCGTCATCGGGCCTATACACCGCGTACCATTGCCATCGGAACCAATACCGATCCTTACCAGCCGATCGAGAAAACCCATGAAGTGACGCGCGGGGTGCTGAAGGTATTGCGCGACTTCCGGCATCCGGTCGGTATCGTCACAAAAGGGACGCTGGTAGAGCGCGATATTGATATTCTACAGAACATGGCGCGGGACGGGTTGGTGCGTGTCGGGATTTCTGTCACGACGCTGGATCCGGTTCTGTCGCGTCGGCTGGAGCCGCGCGCACCAAGCCCCAAGCGCCGTCTGGCGACCATTGCCGCGCTAAGCGATGCGGGCATCCCGGTCAGGATCATGACATCACCGCTAATCCCCGGACTGACCGATCACGAGATGGAGGCGATGCTGGCGGCCGGGCGCGATGCCGGGGCGGTGGCCGCAAGCTGGATCATGCTGCGGTTGCCATTGGAGGTTGCGCCGCTGTTCAAGGAATGGCTGGCGGAGCATTATCCAGATCGGGCGGGGCGGGTTATGGGCCATGTGCGCGACATGCATGGCGGCAAGGATTACGACGCCAGATGGGGGCAGCGGATGCGGGGCACGGGCCCTTATGCAGAAATGGTTGCGCGGCGATTTGACGTTGCCGTGCGACGGCTGGGGCTGGACCGGGCGCTGCCTGCGCTGCGCACTGACCTGTTTCGGGCACCCGCGCAGAAGGGCGATCAGCTGGCGTTGTTCTGA
- a CDS encoding methionine synthase — MRRISRVILIIIAGVGAISWPIFYIWVMGMACAFGSPNTSSCRTRLPWELRGEDLDWLVLRPGALLLAVLLAIYLLRPRPQNNAS, encoded by the coding sequence ATGCGCCGCATATCTCGCGTCATCCTGATAATCATCGCCGGCGTCGGTGCGATCAGCTGGCCGATTTTCTATATCTGGGTGATGGGGATGGCCTGTGCCTTTGGCAGCCCCAACACCTCGTCCTGCAGAACCCGCCTGCCGTGGGAGCTTCGCGGAGAGGACCTTGATTGGTTGGTACTGCGCCCCGGCGCATTGCTGCTGGCGGTGCTGCTGGCCATCTACCTCCTGCGCCCGCGCCCTCAGAACAACGCCAGCTGA
- a CDS encoding TetR/AcrR family transcriptional regulator, which produces MTNPTDNTPKHSPGGNVKATRDDWLSMAMDVLISDGVSHVKILGLGQRLGVSRSSFYWYFNTRQDLLDALLEVWESTNTGIVLRHAAMPSDTITQAVCLLFRAFINPALFNHKLDFAVREWARRDTAIRRVIENTDATRHAAIAAMFARHGYSNYEADVRARILYYQQIGYYALDLQEPAADRIERTEGYLLGFTGVVPSAPEVEAAIAYAKTHMT; this is translated from the coding sequence GTGACAAACCCGACAGATAACACCCCTAAGCACTCTCCGGGCGGTAACGTCAAGGCCACCCGCGACGACTGGTTGAGCATGGCGATGGACGTGCTCATCAGCGACGGTGTCAGCCACGTCAAAATTCTGGGATTAGGCCAACGGCTGGGCGTATCTCGATCCAGTTTCTACTGGTATTTCAATACGCGGCAGGATCTTCTTGATGCACTTCTCGAAGTTTGGGAAAGCACCAACACCGGCATTGTCCTGCGCCACGCCGCGATGCCCTCGGACACGATCACGCAGGCGGTTTGTCTGCTGTTTCGCGCCTTCATCAACCCCGCACTCTTTAATCACAAACTTGATTTTGCCGTGCGCGAATGGGCCCGCCGTGATACCGCTATTCGCCGCGTCATCGAGAACACCGACGCCACCCGCCATGCGGCAATTGCCGCGATGTTCGCGCGCCACGGCTATAGCAATTACGAGGCCGATGTGCGGGCCAGGATCCTATATTATCAACAGATTGGTTATTACGCTCTGGACCTGCAAGAACCTGCCGCTGACCGGATCGAGCGGACCGAAGGCTATCTGCTGGGCTTCACCGGCGTCGTCCCGTCCGCCCCAGAGGTAGAGGCGGCCATCGCCTATGCCAAAACACACATGACGTAA
- a CDS encoding trimethylamine methyltransferase family protein, which translates to MTLDTSPKRRGRRAKHADADAAPTRKVDYRTLRNPFPLMSVFSEDRIEAMHNTALDVLERLGIKVLLPEARALFRAGGARVNDSTEMVHIGRDMVKAALAIAPRRIDCRAGARDRDITLELGNLIFQPGAGAPHATDLSRGRRPGDAKSYVELTQLTQHFDVLHMVPPLIEPQDIPLNLRHYFTMQTQMTQTDKLPFVYARGTPQVQQSFELLRDFRGLTDDEFHSAPHCYTIINTNSPRQIDTPMAQGLIDFARARQVSIVTPFTLMGAMGPITVAGAITLSHAEALAAITLTQLAQPGAPVCYGTFTSNVDMKSGAPAFGTPEHFQASVAAGQLARRIGLPWRGASGSAANINDAQAANETQFGSWGCLLAGATVIVHAAGWIEGGLTVSYEKLITDMEVLQMVAELCAGVSATDADIGLSALEEVQPGGHFFGAQHTLERYQSEFYEPLIGDWSNFGTWTERGAQDANARATHKWQEILAGFRPPAINPDRAAALNDAIVRGTEAGGALPES; encoded by the coding sequence ATGACCCTCGACACTTCCCCCAAACGCCGCGGGCGGCGCGCAAAACACGCCGATGCCGACGCAGCGCCGACCCGCAAGGTCGACTACCGCACTCTGCGCAACCCTTTCCCATTGATGAGCGTCTTTTCCGAGGACCGGATCGAGGCGATGCACAATACCGCACTCGATGTGCTTGAACGATTGGGGATAAAGGTCCTGTTGCCCGAGGCGCGTGCGCTTTTCCGGGCGGGTGGTGCGCGTGTCAATGACAGCACAGAGATGGTCCATATCGGGCGCGACATGGTCAAGGCCGCGCTTGCCATTGCACCGCGTCGGATCGACTGCCGCGCCGGTGCGCGCGACCGGGACATCACACTGGAACTGGGTAATCTGATTTTTCAGCCCGGTGCAGGCGCGCCCCATGCCACCGACCTGTCCCGTGGCCGGCGGCCCGGAGATGCAAAATCCTATGTCGAACTGACCCAATTGACCCAGCATTTCGACGTTCTGCACATGGTTCCCCCGCTGATCGAACCGCAGGATATTCCACTGAACCTGCGGCACTACTTCACCATGCAGACCCAGATGACCCAGACGGATAAGCTGCCGTTTGTGTACGCACGCGGCACACCGCAAGTGCAGCAAAGCTTTGAATTGTTGCGCGACTTCAGAGGCCTGACAGATGATGAATTTCACAGCGCACCCCATTGTTATACAATCATAAACACCAATTCACCCCGTCAGATTGATACACCGATGGCCCAAGGTCTGATTGACTTTGCCCGCGCCCGACAGGTCAGCATTGTCACCCCGTTCACGTTGATGGGCGCGATGGGACCGATCACCGTCGCGGGCGCGATCACGCTCAGCCATGCCGAAGCATTGGCCGCGATCACCCTGACGCAACTGGCCCAGCCCGGCGCGCCAGTGTGTTACGGCACGTTCACCTCGAACGTTGATATGAAATCAGGGGCCCCCGCCTTTGGCACCCCTGAACATTTTCAGGCGTCTGTGGCAGCGGGCCAACTGGCGCGCAGGATTGGCCTGCCGTGGCGCGGAGCCTCTGGATCGGCGGCCAACATCAACGACGCGCAGGCCGCGAACGAAACCCAGTTCGGCAGTTGGGGCTGCTTGCTGGCAGGCGCCACCGTCATCGTGCATGCTGCGGGCTGGATCGAGGGCGGGCTGACTGTCAGCTATGAAAAGCTGATCACCGATATGGAAGTGTTGCAAATGGTGGCAGAGCTTTGCGCCGGGGTCAGCGCCACCGACGCCGATATCGGCCTTTCGGCGCTGGAAGAAGTGCAACCCGGCGGACATTTCTTTGGCGCGCAGCACACTTTGGAACGCTACCAGAGCGAATTTTACGAGCCGCTCATCGGCGACTGGTCGAATTTCGGCACATGGACAGAACGCGGCGCGCAGGATGCCAATGCCCGTGCCACGCACAAATGGCAGGAGATTCTGGCAGGGTTCAGACCTCCCGCCATCAACCCCGATCGTGCCGCAGCCCTCAATGACGCCATCGTGCGCGGTACAGAGGCGGGCGGCGCGCTACCCGAAAGTTGA
- a CDS encoding cupin domain-containing protein: protein MVDLETFGDLSAIEIGEFKPKPTTLTDGQNEAAKGLWSSADGRTSIGVWECTPGHFTADRTKGGEYCHIISGRATVSNADGSRSRDIGPGDLLVLPQGWTGEWVIHEHMRKLYVISAS, encoded by the coding sequence ATGGTTGATCTAGAGACATTTGGCGATCTGTCCGCAATCGAGATAGGCGAATTCAAGCCGAAGCCAACAACACTGACTGACGGGCAGAACGAAGCTGCCAAGGGGCTATGGTCCTCGGCGGATGGACGCACGTCCATCGGGGTATGGGAGTGCACACCGGGGCATTTTACCGCGGATCGCACCAAGGGCGGCGAATACTGCCACATCATTTCGGGCCGCGCGACGGTCAGCAATGCCGACGGGTCGCGCAGCCGCGATATCGGTCCGGGCGACCTGTTGGTGCTACCGCAGGGCTGGACGGGCGAGTGGGTAATCCATGAGCATATGCGCAAGCTCTACGTCATCAGCGCCTCATAA
- a CDS encoding YbjQ family protein has protein sequence MLIVTTPDIAGRTITETLGLARGPTVRAKHLGTDIVASLKNLVGGEVRGYSSLMAGAREQALDRMADAAQRMGADAVVAVRMETSAIASGASEIVAYGTAVKLDAPV, from the coding sequence ATGCTGATTGTGACCACCCCCGACATTGCCGGACGCACCATCACCGAAACCCTCGGCCTTGCCCGCGGACCGACTGTGCGCGCCAAACATCTGGGCACCGACATCGTCGCGTCGCTCAAGAACCTCGTTGGCGGCGAGGTGCGCGGCTATTCCTCTCTCATGGCAGGCGCGCGCGAACAGGCGCTGGACCGCATGGCGGACGCGGCACAGCGCATGGGCGCCGACGCGGTCGTAGCTGTCCGCATGGAAACCTCTGCGATCGCCAGTGGCGCGTCCGAGATCGTGGCATACGGAACGGCGGTAAAGCTTGATGCACCAGTTTGA
- a CDS encoding corrinoid protein — MSQEDDDIILSELDDEELVQQMFDDLYDGLKEEIEEGVNILLERGWAPYDILTKALVGGMTIVGKDFRDGILFVPEVLLAANAMKGGMFILKPLLAETGAPRVGKMVIGTVKGDIHDIGKNLVSMMMEGAGFEVVDLGINNPVENYLEALESEGPDILGMSALLTTTMPYMKVVIDTMIEQGIRDDYIVLVGGAPLNEEFGKAIGADAYCRDAAVAVETAKEFVSRKHNQGATG; from the coding sequence ATGTCGCAAGAAGATGACGACATCATCCTGTCGGAACTGGACGACGAGGAACTGGTCCAGCAGATGTTCGACGACCTTTATGACGGTCTCAAGGAAGAGATCGAAGAAGGCGTCAATATCCTTCTGGAACGCGGCTGGGCCCCTTATGACATTCTGACCAAGGCACTGGTTGGCGGCATGACAATCGTCGGCAAGGACTTCCGCGATGGTATCCTTTTCGTCCCCGAAGTGCTGCTGGCGGCCAATGCGATGAAGGGCGGCATGTTCATCCTCAAGCCACTTCTGGCCGAAACCGGTGCACCGCGCGTCGGCAAGATGGTCATCGGAACGGTCAAGGGCGACATTCACGACATCGGCAAGAACCTTGTCTCTATGATGATGGAAGGTGCCGGTTTTGAAGTGGTGGATCTGGGCATCAACAACCCGGTCGAGAACTATCTTGAGGCGCTGGAGTCCGAAGGCCCCGATATCCTCGGCATGTCCGCCCTGCTGACCACGACGATGCCCTACATGAAAGTCGTTATCGACACGATGATCGAACAGGGCATTCGCGACGATTACATCGTCCTCGTGGGTGGCGCGCCGCTGAACGAGGAATTCGGCAAGGCCATCGGCGCTGATGCCTATTGCCGCGACGCCGCCGTGGCGGTGGAAACCGCCAAGGAGTTCGTGTCGCGCAAACATAATCAGGGCGCAACGGGCTAG
- the rnd gene encoding ribonuclease D translates to MQTLTTTDALAAFCKEAAGYPYVTVDTEFLRERTYYSKLCLVQLAMPGEGDENAVLVDPLAEGLSLEPLYELFRDEAVVKVFHAARQDLEIFFVDAGLIPSPLFDTQVAAMVCGFGEQAGYETLVRRIAKQQLDKSSRFTDWSRRPLSDAQKTYALGDVTHLRKIYEYLAKQLEKSGRDKWVAEEMAVLNDPATYVTRPEDAWMRIKTRNNSGKFLAIVRELARFREAHAQARDIPRNRVFKDDALVELAATKPASVQDLGRSRLLLREARKGDIAEGILAAVAAGIAVPPEHQPKPDTSRDKMQVNPAIADLLRVLLKGISDREGVASKLIATASDLDAIAAGHRDAVALKGWRREVFGDEALRLCAGEIALRVKGSAIETVAV, encoded by the coding sequence ATGCAAACACTCACCACCACCGACGCGCTGGCCGCTTTTTGCAAAGAGGCCGCCGGGTACCCCTACGTGACCGTCGACACCGAATTCCTGCGTGAGCGAACCTATTATTCCAAACTGTGTCTTGTGCAGTTGGCGATGCCGGGCGAGGGCGACGAGAATGCGGTTCTGGTCGATCCACTGGCAGAAGGCCTGTCGCTGGAGCCGTTATACGAGCTGTTTCGCGATGAGGCGGTGGTCAAGGTGTTTCACGCCGCGCGGCAGGATCTGGAGATATTCTTTGTTGATGCGGGGCTGATCCCCTCGCCGCTCTTTGACACGCAGGTGGCGGCGATGGTCTGTGGCTTTGGCGAGCAGGCAGGATACGAGACCTTGGTGCGGCGCATTGCCAAGCAGCAGCTGGACAAATCCTCGCGCTTTACCGACTGGTCGCGGCGGCCATTGTCGGATGCGCAGAAGACATATGCGCTGGGGGATGTGACGCATCTGCGCAAGATCTATGAATACCTTGCCAAGCAGCTGGAAAAGAGCGGGCGCGATAAATGGGTGGCAGAAGAGATGGCTGTGCTCAACGATCCGGCCACGTATGTGACCCGCCCCGAGGACGCGTGGATGCGGATCAAGACGCGCAATAATTCGGGCAAGTTTCTGGCCATCGTGCGCGAATTGGCCCGGTTCCGCGAGGCCCATGCCCAAGCACGGGACATCCCGCGCAACCGTGTGTTCAAGGATGATGCACTGGTGGAACTGGCCGCGACCAAGCCCGCCAGCGTGCAGGATCTGGGGCGCTCTCGGTTGCTGCTGCGCGAGGCCCGCAAGGGGGATATCGCCGAGGGCATACTGGCGGCAGTGGCCGCAGGGATAGCGGTGCCGCCCGAGCACCAACCCAAGCCGGATACCAGCCGCGACAAGATGCAGGTCAACCCAGCGATCGCCGATCTGTTGCGGGTCTTGCTCAAAGGCATTTCCGACCGCGAAGGCGTGGCGTCCAAGTTGATCGCCACGGCGTCGGATCTGGATGCAATCGCAGCCGGGCATCGCGACGCCGTGGCATTGAAGGGCTGGCGTCGCGAAGTGTTCGGCGACGAGGCATTGCGGCTATGTGCGGGCGAGATCGCGTTGCGCGTCAAGGGCAGCGCAATCGAGACGGTGGCTGTCTAG